The sequence GAATGTAACATTTTTTTTCTCAAAGATGGAGTTCCAACTAATAATGGTAATCTTACATATGGATTACATATTCCTATAACATCTAAAAAAGTTTTGATCCCTGTAGGGTTTCCTTCTTCATAAAGAAGATCTATTATTTTCATAATTTTGTAAAAAATAGAAAATGCTTTTTTCACATCATTCTTTTTTGCCAAGGATATCATATTAGAAATTTTATCAGGAAAACCTTGAGCAATTACGGAAATAACTCCACCTCCTCCACCTAATATAATAGGTAAAGTAATAAAATCATCTCCTGATATTACACTAAAATTTTCTGGTTTACGATCCAAAATTCTATAAGACTGTAAAACATTTCCAGATGCTTCTTTTATTCCTATTATCTTATCGAAATCAAAAGCTAAACGTAAAACAGTATCCGGTATAATATTAGATCCTGTTCTTTTAGGAACATTATAGAGAATAATATTTGCTCCTGTATGATTTACAATCGACTTGAAATGTTGATATATTCCTTCTTGAGAAGGATTATTATAATAAGGAGAAACTGAAAGAATAGCATAAAAATCCGATAAGTTTTTTATGCTATTAATTTTATTTACAAGATCTTCCGTGTTATTTCCTCCTAGTCCTAATATTAAAGGAAGTTTTTTATAATTAGCACTTTGAATACATTTTATGACATCCCATTTTTCTTCCTGTTTTAAGGTACTTGTTTCTGCTGTAGTTCCCAATGCAACCAGATAATCAACATAATTATCCAAAACATA comes from Blattabacterium cuenoti BPAA and encodes:
- the dapA gene encoding 4-hydroxy-tetrahydrodipicolinate synthase, with product MKKLNGTGVALVTPFKKNGKIDFNGLEKLVKYVLDNYVDYLVALGTTAETSTLKQEEKWDVIKCIQSANYKKLPLILGLGGNNTEDLVNKINSIKNLSDFYAILSVSPYYNNPSQEGIYQHFKSIVNHTGANIILYNVPKRTGSNIIPDTVLRLAFDFDKIIGIKEASGNVLQSYRILDRKPENFSVISGDDFITLPIILGGGGGVISVIAQGFPDKISNMISLAKKNDVKKAFSIFYKIMKIIDLLYEEGNPTGIKTFLDVIGICNPYVRLPLLVGTPSLRKKMLHSLNEINQ